In Quadrisphaera sp. DSM 44207, one DNA window encodes the following:
- a CDS encoding ABC transporter ATP-binding protein, which produces MSDVLVSARGLQVHFPVRSGVLRRTTGAVRAVDGVDLDVLRGEALGLVGESGCGKSTLGDALLRLVEPTGGRVVFDGADVTALSGRALRSLRRRAGMVFQDPFASLDPRRTVAQTVAEPLEVHRLRAGRREVAARVGELLELVGLDPAVASRYPHEFSGGQRQRVGIARALAGEPDFLVCDEAIASLDVSVQAQVLNLLRRLQRQLGLTLLFISHDLAAVRHLSDRIAVMYLGRVVEVGPARLVGRDPQMPYAQALLSAVPVADPVRERARQRIVLRGDVPSPAAVPSGCRFRTRCPSAFQPCPDVDPALQPVGPPGSGQLAACHLHGVVGTRAQADAQAAVPASSKSPPSTGTNSQS; this is translated from the coding sequence GTGAGCGACGTCCTCGTCTCCGCGCGGGGCCTGCAGGTGCACTTCCCCGTGCGCTCCGGGGTGCTGCGCCGCACCACCGGCGCGGTGCGCGCCGTCGACGGCGTCGACCTCGACGTCCTGCGCGGGGAGGCCCTGGGCCTGGTCGGGGAGTCCGGGTGCGGGAAGTCCACGCTCGGCGACGCGCTGCTGCGCCTGGTGGAGCCGACCGGCGGACGCGTCGTCTTCGACGGCGCGGACGTGACCGCGCTGAGCGGGCGGGCCCTGCGCTCGCTGCGCCGGCGCGCGGGCATGGTCTTCCAGGACCCGTTCGCCTCCCTCGACCCCCGCCGCACCGTGGCGCAGACCGTCGCCGAGCCCCTCGAGGTGCACCGGCTGCGGGCAGGGAGGCGCGAGGTCGCCGCGCGCGTGGGCGAGCTGCTCGAGCTCGTCGGCCTCGACCCCGCGGTCGCCTCCCGCTACCCGCACGAGTTCTCCGGCGGGCAGCGCCAGCGCGTCGGCATCGCCCGCGCCCTGGCCGGCGAGCCGGACTTCCTCGTCTGCGACGAGGCCATCGCCTCCCTCGACGTCTCCGTGCAGGCGCAGGTGCTGAACCTGCTGCGGCGGCTGCAGCGCCAGCTCGGGCTGACGCTGCTGTTCATCTCCCACGACCTGGCCGCCGTGCGGCACCTGTCGGACCGCATCGCCGTGATGTACCTCGGCCGCGTCGTGGAGGTCGGGCCCGCCCGCCTGGTGGGCCGCGACCCGCAGATGCCCTACGCGCAGGCGCTGCTGTCCGCCGTCCCGGTGGCCGACCCCGTCCGGGAGCGGGCGCGCCAGCGGATCGTGCTGCGCGGCGACGTCCCCTCCCCCGCCGCCGTGCCGAGCGGCTGCCGCTTCCGCACCCGCTGCCCCTCCGCCTTCCAGCCCTGCCCGGACGTCGACCCCGCGCTGCAGCCGGTCGGCCCGCCCGGCTCCGGGCAGCTGGCGGCGTGCCACCTGCACGGGGTGGTCGGGACGCGCGCTCAGGCGGACGCGCAGGCCGCGGTCCCGGCGTCCTCGAAGTCCCCGCCCTCGACCGGGACGAACTCCCAGTCGTAG
- a CDS encoding metallophosphoesterase, which translates to MAGTRTRGRRVLVALGILVAVVLLGASALALQRAGPAGGAASDPGATQDGAAQDDAGAGSAGAGGAPVVVAVGDVACPPDEPVEDDSCQHAATAEAAASVDPDAVLALGDLQYPDGELEDFEASYDPTWGRLKDVTHPVIGNHEMRDDDGDGYYAYFGAAAGDRDAPWRSFEVGEWHVVALDSECGGCLDDDSEQLEWLREDLAASDARCTLAYAHRPRFASDGNHGDEDSMEAVWEVLDAAGADVVLGAHAHYYERTAPLTADGVEDEQGLTSFVVGTGGDSFHGLDDPDEATQVRQNDTFGVLALTLHPDRYDWEFVPVEGGDFEDAGTAACASA; encoded by the coding sequence GTGGCGGGAACGCGGACGCGGGGCAGGCGGGTGCTGGTCGCGCTGGGGATCCTCGTGGCCGTGGTGCTGCTCGGCGCCTCAGCGCTCGCCCTCCAGCGCGCCGGGCCCGCCGGCGGGGCCGCCAGCGACCCCGGCGCGACCCAGGACGGCGCGGCCCAGGACGACGCGGGTGCGGGCAGCGCGGGCGCGGGCGGGGCGCCCGTCGTCGTCGCCGTCGGGGACGTCGCCTGCCCACCGGACGAGCCGGTGGAGGACGACTCCTGCCAGCACGCGGCGACCGCCGAGGCCGCCGCGTCGGTGGACCCGGACGCCGTCCTCGCCCTCGGCGACCTGCAGTACCCGGACGGTGAGCTCGAGGACTTCGAGGCCTCCTACGACCCGACCTGGGGGCGGTTGAAGGACGTCACCCACCCGGTGATCGGCAACCACGAGATGCGCGACGACGACGGCGACGGGTACTACGCCTACTTCGGCGCGGCCGCGGGCGACCGGGACGCGCCCTGGCGCTCCTTCGAGGTGGGGGAGTGGCACGTGGTCGCCCTCGACAGCGAGTGCGGGGGGTGCCTGGACGACGACTCCGAGCAGCTGGAGTGGCTGCGCGAGGACCTCGCTGCCAGCGACGCGCGGTGCACGCTGGCCTACGCGCACCGACCCCGCTTCGCCTCGGACGGCAACCACGGTGACGAGGACTCCATGGAGGCCGTCTGGGAGGTCCTCGACGCCGCGGGAGCGGACGTCGTCCTCGGCGCCCACGCCCACTACTACGAGCGCACGGCGCCCCTGACGGCGGACGGGGTCGAGGACGAGCAGGGCCTGACGTCGTTCGTCGTCGGCACCGGCGGGGACAGCTTCCACGGCCTCGACGACCCCGACGAGGCCACGCAGGTGCGCCAGAACGACACGTTCGGCGTCCTGGCGCTGACGCTGCACCCGGACCGCTACGACTGGGAGTTCGTCCCGGTCGAGGGCGGGGACTTCGAGGACGCCGGGACCGCGGCCTGCGCGTCCGCCTGA
- a CDS encoding alkaline phosphatase, with product MALPVAGAVGLAPGLAEHADGDSSGTGGDRGRTGNMIFIHPDGTDLAYWSAARAYWEGPDGLLQWDRLAESAPYRGHMADQLVGTSNGGATTHAFGFKVDGPDSFGQDTGDEDVLAGDNTVDGEAVARPILGLSGYPGSWLREAGNAGHPIGVVNDGDVAEPGTAAFLTEVGERTDAAALEIARQQVQGRPGFDEADADPVVIMGGGEALFFPEGTPFCTPEEVEAALSAQDDGGGVATIPTTCVVHRPAGDTLEQAEDPAQTGGARTDGLNLAQAAVDEGYTLIRTRAEFEALQEAVDAGDVDPAGLEVLALFAAADVFNAETEESLVQRGLVDPSVPEDAKETNLVLYGSEPGTPGYRPPTAPEMAELATAVLSAHAEAVGKPFATVWEVEGTDNFANSDNAIGALVEARSADRMIGVAREQVRRDEDTLVLTAADSAAGGIEVVGFNADEEVPATVGSVDVNPALEEDDEDPATPEVPQNTLDGRYGRDTAPFLTEPDQFGQRLPFGVAWAATDDLSGGIVTRAEGLNADVLDAELHDRFDNVDVYRLAYRTLFGDALPYPQGRVSPTRPDDVVVEDLTPGRPSSPALLPEAGR from the coding sequence GTGGCGCTGCCGGTGGCGGGGGCGGTGGGTCTCGCACCGGGGCTGGCGGAGCACGCGGACGGCGACTCGTCCGGCACCGGCGGCGACCGCGGCCGGACCGGAAACATGATCTTCATCCACCCCGACGGGACGGACCTGGCGTACTGGTCCGCGGCGCGCGCCTACTGGGAGGGCCCGGACGGGCTCCTGCAGTGGGACCGCCTGGCGGAGTCCGCGCCCTACCGCGGGCACATGGCGGACCAGCTGGTCGGCACCTCCAACGGCGGGGCCACCACGCACGCGTTCGGGTTCAAGGTCGACGGGCCCGACTCCTTCGGGCAGGACACCGGGGACGAGGACGTCCTCGCCGGCGACAACACCGTGGACGGCGAGGCGGTGGCGCGCCCGATCCTCGGCCTGTCCGGCTACCCCGGCAGCTGGCTGCGCGAGGCCGGCAACGCCGGGCACCCGATCGGCGTGGTCAACGACGGCGACGTCGCCGAGCCGGGCACCGCCGCGTTCCTCACCGAGGTGGGGGAGCGCACGGACGCCGCCGCGCTGGAGATCGCGCGCCAGCAGGTGCAGGGACGCCCCGGGTTCGACGAGGCCGACGCCGACCCGGTGGTGATCATGGGCGGCGGCGAGGCGCTGTTCTTCCCCGAGGGCACGCCCTTCTGCACCCCCGAGGAGGTCGAGGCGGCCCTGTCGGCGCAGGACGACGGCGGCGGCGTGGCCACGATCCCGACCACCTGCGTCGTCCACCGCCCCGCCGGGGACACCCTGGAGCAGGCGGAGGACCCGGCGCAGACCGGCGGGGCGCGCACCGACGGGCTGAACCTCGCCCAGGCGGCGGTCGACGAGGGGTACACCCTGATCCGCACCCGCGCGGAGTTCGAGGCGCTGCAGGAGGCGGTCGACGCCGGCGACGTCGACCCGGCCGGGCTGGAGGTGCTGGCCCTGTTCGCGGCCGCGGACGTCTTCAACGCCGAGACCGAGGAGTCCCTGGTCCAGCGCGGCCTGGTGGACCCGAGCGTCCCGGAGGACGCGAAGGAGACGAACCTGGTCCTCTACGGGTCCGAGCCCGGCACGCCCGGCTACCGCCCGCCGACGGCCCCGGAGATGGCGGAGCTCGCCACCGCGGTGCTGAGCGCGCACGCGGAGGCGGTGGGCAAGCCCTTCGCGACCGTGTGGGAGGTCGAGGGCACCGACAACTTCGCCAACAGCGACAACGCCATCGGCGCCCTGGTCGAGGCGCGCTCCGCGGACCGGATGATCGGGGTGGCGCGCGAGCAGGTGCGCCGGGACGAGGACACCCTCGTGCTGACCGCCGCGGACAGCGCGGCGGGCGGGATCGAGGTCGTCGGCTTCAACGCCGACGAGGAGGTGCCCGCCACCGTCGGCAGCGTCGACGTCAACCCCGCCCTGGAGGAGGACGACGAGGACCCGGCGACGCCGGAGGTTCCCCAGAACACCCTCGACGGGCGCTACGGCCGCGACACCGCGCCGTTCCTGACCGAGCCGGACCAGTTCGGCCAGCGCCTGCCGTTCGGCGTCGCCTGGGCCGCCACCGACGACCTCTCCGGCGGCATCGTCACCCGGGCCGAGGGCCTGAACGCCGACGTCCTGGACGCGGAGCTGCACGACCGGTTCGACAACGTCGACGTCTACCGCCTCGCGTACCGGACGCTCTTCGGCGACGCGCTGCCCTACCCGCAGGGGCGGGTCTCCCCGACCCGCCCCGACGACGTGGTCGTCGAGGACCTCACGCCGGGCCGGCCGAGCTCGCCCGCGCTGCTCCCCGAGGCCGGGCGCTAG
- a CDS encoding DUF1622 domain-containing protein, with amino-acid sequence MEGGGFDLEEGLADVVQVLVLVVEACGAAVIIIGAVWAFLRFVVLGLRRSSARGFVPVRLTLGRFLALGLEFQLASDILSTAVAPSWEELGKLAAVAAIRTGLNYFLAKEIAEERRQVEEEQRGEGAQSRAGTPAPP; translated from the coding sequence GTGGAGGGTGGAGGGTTCGATCTCGAGGAGGGCCTGGCGGACGTCGTCCAGGTGCTCGTGCTCGTGGTGGAGGCGTGCGGCGCCGCCGTGATCATCATCGGGGCGGTGTGGGCGTTCCTGCGGTTCGTCGTCCTGGGGCTGCGCCGCAGCAGCGCCCGCGGGTTCGTGCCGGTGCGACTCACGCTGGGGCGCTTCCTGGCCCTGGGGCTGGAGTTCCAGCTGGCCAGCGACATCCTCAGCACGGCCGTGGCGCCGTCCTGGGAGGAGCTGGGCAAGCTCGCGGCGGTCGCGGCGATCCGGACGGGGCTGAACTACTTCCTCGCCAAGGAGATCGCCGAGGAGCGCCGCCAGGTGGAGGAGGAGCAGCGCGGCGAGGGCGCGCAGTCCCGGGCGGGCACGCCGGCCCCGCCGTGA
- a CDS encoding DUF1622 domain-containing protein, giving the protein MTALLDLVALGITAAGIAAAGVVLGSTRRPAAALPVFLEFLLAAGLLRLAGDPTWQRIVTTAVIALLRSMVGRGLRYGATAWTSAAWTHPVPRRQAPTER; this is encoded by the coding sequence GTGACGGCGCTGCTGGACCTCGTGGCCCTCGGGATCACGGCCGCGGGCATCGCGGCCGCGGGCGTCGTGCTGGGCTCGACGCGCCGCCCCGCCGCGGCGCTGCCGGTCTTCCTCGAGTTCCTGCTCGCCGCGGGGCTGCTGCGCCTGGCCGGCGACCCGACCTGGCAGCGGATCGTCACGACCGCCGTGATCGCGCTGCTGCGCAGCATGGTCGGGCGCGGGCTGCGCTACGGCGCCACCGCCTGGACGTCGGCCGCGTGGACCCACCCGGTGCCGCGGCGGCAGGCCCCGACCGAGCGCTGA
- the wrbA gene encoding NAD(P)H:quinone oxidoreductase, with amino-acid sequence MADQLTVSIIYYSATGSVHRLARAVAEAAEAEGAQVRLRKVHELAPEEAIASNQGWAAHRQETQDVPEASLEDLEVADAVLFGTPTRYGLPAAQLKQFIDTTGGLWAQGKLADKVYSSFTSIGTAHGGHESTLLSLNNVIAHWGGILVAPGYTDPIQFQAGNPYGTSHTSNNGATPPGEVELAAAAYQARRVVRIARALKAGLARVSTDADSPEQAAEEAGVGGVSARS; translated from the coding sequence ATGGCCGACCAGCTGACCGTCTCGATCATCTACTACAGCGCCACCGGCAGCGTGCACCGCCTGGCGCGGGCCGTGGCGGAGGCCGCCGAGGCCGAGGGGGCTCAAGTGCGCCTGCGCAAGGTGCACGAGCTGGCGCCCGAGGAGGCCATCGCCAGCAACCAGGGCTGGGCCGCCCACCGCCAGGAGACCCAGGACGTGCCCGAGGCCTCCCTGGAGGACCTCGAGGTCGCCGACGCCGTCCTCTTCGGCACCCCGACCCGGTACGGGCTGCCGGCGGCGCAGCTGAAGCAGTTCATCGACACCACGGGCGGGCTGTGGGCGCAGGGGAAGCTGGCCGACAAGGTCTACTCCTCGTTCACCTCGATCGGCACCGCTCACGGCGGCCACGAGTCGACCCTGCTCTCGCTGAACAACGTCATCGCGCACTGGGGCGGGATCCTCGTGGCGCCCGGCTACACCGACCCGATCCAGTTCCAGGCCGGCAACCCCTACGGCACCTCCCACACCAGCAACAACGGGGCGACCCCGCCCGGTGAGGTGGAGCTGGCGGCCGCGGCGTACCAGGCGCGGCGCGTGGTGCGGATCGCCCGGGCCCTCAAGGCCGGGCTGGCCCGGGTCTCGACCGACGCCGACTCCCCCGAGCAGGCAGCGGAGGAGGCCGGCGTGGGCGGGGTGAGCGCGCGGTCCTGA
- a CDS encoding DUF1990 family protein: MLSIGRPSPVRLQAALEHAEGQDLTYPEVGATAGDLPSGYAHVRREVPLGRGEEAFARAAEQLLGWRMHSRAGLLVRAGTPAAQPGTTVVLAVPLGPLWRLAPCRVVRTVHEPDRRGFAYGTLPGHPERGEEAFVVERAASGAVVFRLTVFSALQTLDARVLPPLSRAVQRHYTRRYLTAMRDLARGPGRRSGPGSASGRRGRTVR, encoded by the coding sequence GTGCTCAGCATCGGCCGTCCCTCGCCGGTCCGGCTGCAGGCGGCCCTGGAGCACGCCGAGGGCCAGGACCTCACCTACCCGGAGGTGGGCGCGACCGCGGGCGACCTGCCCTCCGGCTACGCGCACGTGCGGCGGGAGGTCCCCCTCGGCCGCGGTGAGGAGGCGTTCGCGCGGGCGGCGGAGCAGCTGCTCGGGTGGCGCATGCACTCGCGGGCGGGGCTCCTGGTGCGGGCGGGCACCCCCGCCGCCCAGCCGGGGACGACGGTGGTGCTGGCCGTCCCCCTGGGGCCGCTGTGGCGGCTGGCCCCGTGCCGGGTCGTGCGCACCGTGCACGAGCCGGACCGGCGCGGCTTCGCCTACGGAACCCTGCCGGGCCATCCCGAGCGGGGCGAGGAGGCCTTCGTCGTCGAGCGCGCGGCGTCCGGCGCCGTGGTCTTCCGCCTCACGGTGTTCTCCGCGCTGCAGACCCTCGACGCCCGGGTGCTGCCGCCGCTCTCGCGCGCGGTGCAGCGGCACTACACCCGCCGCTACCTGACGGCGATGCGCGACCTGGCCCGGGGCCCGGGCCGTCGGTCGGGTCCCGGCTCCGCGAGCGGACGGCGGGGACGGACCGTACGTTGA
- a CDS encoding DUF6297 family protein: protein MALVLSSAMVLSVSAETGAGAAARPAPPGAGLDPGWITLLLALATLAALAGLAARLGPVSLSAPEAAWWLPLPADRRSLLRPAVLRWPAAAAVLGAPLGAATALALAPAPGLRVLALSAVAGAGTASAVVLGLGLAQAGPTTARRARTAADVALGAVPLAGVLLALAGAELPAPVEDGVLAAAAAAVLLAGVLAAVLDRRSCLIRDAALRERGSVTGQALEAVLSLDTRALGRALTERTQRSQRRTSASMPWLARAPRAWRPALALITSDALLLARTPRHLVQLAATACLAVAAVAVAQPSPWLTVGAVLVGAYAAALATADGARQAQVVPVLDALLPLGQHAVRRCRLVVPTLVLVGWSLVVFAAVAGRSPGGGEWLLLGALAAPVWAAAAVRAAYRALPDFAGPLVSTPMGAVPPGAGAVLAQGPDLAVVGSVPVVVALLVASAPPLLLAAQAALALAALAAVARPPRPTRASRSRGPAA from the coding sequence GTGGCACTGGTGCTGTCGAGCGCGATGGTGCTGTCGGTATCCGCCGAGACGGGCGCCGGCGCCGCCGCGCGGCCCGCGCCCCCGGGCGCCGGCCTCGACCCCGGGTGGATCACGCTCCTGCTCGCCCTGGCGACCCTGGCAGCGCTCGCGGGCCTGGCGGCGCGCCTGGGCCCGGTCTCGCTGTCGGCTCCCGAGGCGGCGTGGTGGCTGCCCCTGCCGGCGGACCGGCGCTCCCTCCTGCGCCCGGCGGTGCTGCGCTGGCCCGCGGCGGCGGCGGTGCTGGGGGCTCCGCTGGGGGCCGCGACGGCCCTCGCCCTCGCTCCGGCGCCGGGCCTGCGCGTCCTCGCGCTCAGCGCCGTCGCCGGCGCCGGGACGGCCAGCGCGGTCGTGCTCGGCCTCGGTCTCGCCCAGGCCGGTCCGACCACCGCCCGGCGGGCCCGCACGGCGGCGGATGTCGCGCTGGGCGCCGTCCCGCTCGCCGGGGTCCTCCTCGCCCTGGCCGGCGCCGAGCTCCCCGCGCCGGTGGAGGACGGCGTCCTCGCCGCCGCGGCGGCGGCGGTGCTCCTCGCGGGCGTCCTCGCGGCAGTCCTCGACCGCCGCTCCTGCCTGATCCGCGACGCCGCCCTGCGCGAGCGCGGGTCGGTGACCGGCCAGGCCCTGGAGGCGGTGCTGTCCCTGGACACGCGCGCCCTGGGCCGGGCCCTGACCGAGCGGACCCAGCGCTCCCAGCGCCGCACCTCCGCGTCGATGCCGTGGCTCGCGCGCGCACCGCGAGCGTGGCGCCCGGCCCTGGCCCTGATCACCTCCGACGCCCTGCTCCTGGCCCGCACGCCCCGCCACCTGGTCCAGCTGGCCGCCACCGCCTGCCTGGCGGTGGCGGCGGTGGCCGTCGCGCAGCCCTCGCCGTGGCTGACCGTCGGCGCCGTCCTCGTCGGCGCCTACGCGGCGGCGCTGGCGACGGCGGACGGCGCCCGCCAGGCCCAGGTGGTCCCCGTCCTCGACGCCCTGCTGCCGCTGGGCCAGCACGCCGTGCGCCGCTGCCGCCTGGTGGTGCCGACCCTGGTGCTCGTGGGGTGGTCGCTGGTGGTCTTCGCGGCGGTGGCCGGGCGCTCCCCGGGTGGCGGCGAGTGGCTGCTGCTGGGCGCGCTCGCCGCCCCGGTGTGGGCAGCCGCGGCCGTGCGCGCCGCGTACCGCGCCCTGCCGGACTTCGCGGGGCCGCTCGTGTCCACCCCGATGGGCGCGGTCCCGCCGGGCGCCGGCGCGGTGCTGGCCCAGGGCCCCGACCTGGCGGTGGTCGGCTCGGTGCCCGTGGTCGTCGCGCTGCTGGTCGCCAGCGCGCCACCGCTCCTGCTCGCGGCGCAGGCAGCGCTCGCCCTCGCCGCGCTCGCCGCGGTGGCGCGACCGCCTCGCCCGACCAGGGCCTCCCGGAGCCGCGGCCCCGCAGCATGA
- a CDS encoding ATP-binding cassette domain-containing protein, translating into MVAPGAGGELVRAVELGIGHDLPVCPPVTFAVRPGDAVAVVGANGAGKSTLLRTVVGLLDPLAGQLQVLGRDVDERSVEFRAAVAADLGDDAFFPALTAREHLLLTCCGHGVGEPAEVVDALLEEFGLTARAEALPAALSSGQRRRLLLAAALARPRSLLVLDEPEQRLDAGMRRALIRRLVEEREIGGAVLLATHDPAVVLGAATCGLLITEGSAEVVEPDAAAAAIEAL; encoded by the coding sequence GTGGTCGCACCGGGGGCGGGCGGTGAGCTGGTCAGGGCCGTGGAGCTCGGGATCGGTCACGACCTGCCCGTGTGCCCGCCGGTCACGTTCGCGGTGCGCCCGGGGGACGCCGTGGCGGTCGTGGGCGCCAACGGCGCCGGGAAGTCCACGCTGCTGCGCACGGTCGTCGGCCTGCTCGACCCGCTCGCCGGCCAGCTGCAGGTGCTGGGACGCGACGTGGACGAGCGATCCGTCGAGTTCCGCGCCGCCGTGGCCGCCGACCTCGGGGACGACGCGTTCTTCCCCGCTCTCACCGCGCGCGAGCACCTGCTGCTCACCTGCTGCGGCCACGGGGTCGGGGAGCCCGCCGAGGTGGTGGACGCCCTGCTCGAGGAGTTCGGGCTGACCGCCCGCGCGGAGGCGCTGCCGGCGGCGCTGTCCTCCGGCCAGCGCCGCCGCCTGCTCCTGGCCGCGGCCCTCGCCCGGCCCCGCTCGCTGCTGGTCCTCGACGAGCCCGAGCAGCGCCTGGACGCCGGCATGCGCCGCGCGCTGATCCGGCGGCTGGTCGAGGAGCGCGAGATCGGGGGAGCGGTGCTGCTCGCGACCCACGACCCCGCGGTCGTGCTCGGGGCCGCCACCTGCGGGCTGCTGATCACCGAGGGCTCGGCCGAGGTCGTCGAGCCCGACGCGGCCGCCGCCGCGATCGAGGCCCTGTGA
- a CDS encoding methyl-accepting chemotaxis protein, which produces MNLSRLKVGHRIAAGFALVIFAMVAVTALGVSRVGQINDHLTTINDVNAVKQRYAINFRGSVHDRAISLRDVVLAQTPQEVQASLDEIDALAAKYAESAEPMAALFADPAATTEEEKAALAEIQRVEGVGLPLIQQVSDLRTAGETEQARALLQEQAAPVFTEWLAAINVLIDLEEAMNTVQARDARAIGDGFLVVMLVVTAAATALASVVAWRVARSITRPMAEAVALFEAVADGDLTRRLDSASKDGLGEMGAHVNRALEKVGGVMSAVGAGAQSLAATSGRIDEVSSRIAARVGESSSQTAVVATAAEEVSRNVQTVAAGTEEMGASIREIATNANEAAGVASRAVSVASSATSTVAKLGESSAEIGDVVKVITSIAEQTNLLALNATIEAARAGEAGKGFAVVANEVKELAQETAKATEDIAARVETIQADTTGAVEAIEEISSIITSISDFQTTIASAVEEQTATTGEMSRSVAEAASGSGEIAANVVGVAASAQAMTESVADSRDAVAQLAEVSGELQRLAAQFRV; this is translated from the coding sequence GTGAACCTGTCCCGCCTGAAGGTCGGCCACCGCATCGCGGCCGGCTTCGCCCTCGTGATCTTCGCCATGGTGGCCGTCACGGCCCTGGGCGTCAGCCGCGTCGGGCAGATCAACGACCACCTGACGACGATCAACGACGTCAACGCCGTCAAGCAGCGCTACGCGATCAACTTCCGCGGCAGCGTCCACGACCGAGCGATCAGCCTGCGCGACGTCGTCCTCGCGCAGACCCCGCAGGAGGTGCAGGCGTCCCTGGACGAGATCGACGCGCTGGCCGCGAAGTACGCCGAGTCCGCCGAGCCGATGGCCGCGCTCTTCGCCGACCCCGCCGCGACCACCGAGGAGGAGAAGGCCGCGCTGGCCGAGATCCAGCGCGTGGAGGGCGTGGGGCTGCCCCTGATCCAGCAGGTCAGCGACCTGCGCACGGCCGGTGAGACGGAGCAGGCGCGCGCGCTGCTGCAGGAGCAGGCCGCGCCGGTGTTCACCGAGTGGCTCGCGGCGATCAACGTGCTCATCGACCTCGAGGAGGCGATGAACACGGTGCAGGCGCGCGACGCGCGCGCCATCGGCGACGGGTTCCTCGTCGTCATGCTCGTCGTGACCGCCGCGGCCACGGCGCTCGCCTCCGTGGTGGCCTGGCGCGTCGCGCGCAGCATCACCCGGCCCATGGCCGAGGCGGTCGCGCTCTTCGAGGCCGTCGCGGACGGCGACCTGACCCGTCGGCTGGACAGCGCCTCCAAGGACGGACTGGGCGAGATGGGGGCCCACGTCAACCGGGCGCTGGAGAAGGTCGGCGGCGTGATGAGCGCCGTGGGCGCCGGCGCGCAGAGCCTCGCGGCGACGAGCGGGCGCATCGACGAGGTGTCCTCCCGCATCGCCGCCCGCGTGGGCGAGTCCTCGTCGCAGACCGCGGTCGTGGCCACGGCCGCCGAGGAGGTCTCGCGCAACGTGCAGACCGTGGCCGCGGGCACCGAGGAGATGGGCGCCAGCATCCGGGAGATCGCCACCAACGCCAACGAGGCGGCCGGTGTCGCCTCCCGGGCGGTGAGCGTGGCGTCCTCGGCCACCAGCACGGTCGCGAAGCTGGGCGAGTCCTCCGCCGAGATCGGCGACGTCGTGAAGGTGATCACCTCCATCGCGGAGCAGACGAACCTGCTCGCCCTGAACGCCACCATCGAAGCGGCGCGGGCCGGTGAGGCCGGCAAGGGGTTCGCCGTCGTCGCCAACGAGGTCAAGGAGCTGGCCCAGGAGACGGCCAAGGCCACCGAGGACATCGCCGCCCGGGTGGAGACGATCCAGGCCGACACCACCGGCGCGGTGGAGGCGATCGAGGAGATCTCCTCGATCATCACCTCCATCAGCGACTTCCAGACCACCATCGCCTCGGCGGTGGAGGAGCAGACCGCCACCACCGGGGAGATGTCCCGCTCGGTGGCCGAGGCGGCCAGCGGGTCCGGCGAGATCGCGGCCAACGTCGTGGGGGTCGCGGCGTCGGCGCAGGCCATGACCGAGTCCGTCGCGGACTCGCGGGACGCCGTGGCGCAGCTGGCGGAGGTCTCCGGCGAGCTGCAGCGCCTCGCGGCCCAGTTCCGGGTCTGA
- a CDS encoding DUF202 domain-containing protein — MAPGRAGERGGVFDPGLQPERTALSWRRTALALVVAAVGGGRLLAVHVGAVAHAAALVGLLVAAGVWMAGARRYATTSARLTGSAGTRGQPLDGQPLDGQPTGGHLPDGRLLAVTTAVCSGTGLLALALVVCAVRT, encoded by the coding sequence GTGGCACCGGGGCGGGCGGGGGAGCGCGGAGGGGTCTTCGACCCCGGCCTGCAGCCGGAGCGCACGGCGCTGTCGTGGCGGCGCACCGCGCTCGCGCTCGTCGTCGCCGCGGTCGGCGGCGGGCGGCTGCTGGCCGTGCACGTCGGCGCGGTGGCGCACGCCGCGGCGCTCGTCGGCCTGCTGGTGGCCGCCGGGGTGTGGATGGCGGGCGCCCGCCGCTACGCGACCACCTCCGCGCGGCTGACGGGGAGCGCCGGCACGCGCGGGCAGCCACTCGACGGGCAGCCGCTCGACGGGCAGCCGACCGGCGGACACCTGCCCGACGGACGGCTGCTCGCGGTCACGACGGCGGTGTGCTCCGGCACAGGGCTGCTGGCCCTCGCGCTGGTGGTCTGCGCGGTGAGGACGTGA
- a CDS encoding YidH family protein: protein MSEAPPDAHPGGDRRWPRWVYARGTEPDPRFSLANERTFLSWVRTALALMAAGVALEALSLPLQPRLRLAAALLLVVLGALAPLQAWLGWVSIETALREGRPLPAVRLSGPLALGVLVAGVLVVLGLLLG, encoded by the coding sequence GTGAGCGAGGCACCCCCCGACGCGCACCCGGGCGGCGACCGGCGCTGGCCGCGGTGGGTCTACGCGCGCGGCACCGAGCCGGACCCGCGCTTCTCGCTGGCGAACGAGCGCACCTTCCTCTCCTGGGTGCGCACGGCGCTGGCCCTGATGGCGGCGGGCGTGGCGCTGGAGGCGCTGAGCCTGCCGCTGCAGCCGCGGCTGCGCCTGGCCGCGGCGCTGCTGCTCGTCGTCCTGGGCGCGCTGGCACCGCTGCAGGCGTGGCTGGGGTGGGTGAGCATCGAGACGGCGCTGCGCGAGGGCCGGCCCCTGCCGGCGGTGCGCCTGTCGGGCCCGCTGGCCCTCGGCGTCCTCGTCGCCGGGGTGCTCGTCGTCCTCGGTCTGCTGCTGGGGTGA